A DNA window from Setaria viridis chromosome 2, Setaria_viridis_v4.0, whole genome shotgun sequence contains the following coding sequences:
- the LOC117843487 gene encoding uncharacterized protein, which translates to MAAARAQALRALLARCSTKCPRGASFSSLPRGAAPSPSAPASRTHHLFPSQSRALASEAARGGVRGREAGSEDDEEWAVEWEDSEDDGYEPEIGDGGDGGGVALRDVKWGERALAAAQEVLAGHFGDDVAMFAFKLSPKGYVYVRLDKLTNIYGCPDIEEIESFNRLYKQKLDEIIERGEIPLDLALEVSSPGAERLLKVPGDLDRFKDMAMRVQYLAEGDNDLVSKQNLLKDGIFLLELVDTQAEHCIWKLADVKENRAEAGKGRPLNRKQKDWRLQTSFTSVKKVTLYLDSN; encoded by the exons atggcggccgcccgcgcccaggCGCTCCGCGCGCTGCTCGCCAGGTGCTCGACGAAATGCCCCCGCGGCGCCTCCTTCTCCAGCCtcccccgcggcgccgccccctcTCCCTCCGCACCCGCCTCCCGCACCCACCACCTCTTCCCATCCCAGTCGCGCGCCCTGGCGAGCGAGGCCGCCCGGGGCGGGGTCCGCGGGCGCGAGGCGGGctcggaggacgacgaggagtgGGCGGTGGAGTGGGAGGACAGCGAGGACGACGGGTACGAGCCCGAG atcggcgacggcggggacggcggcggcgtcgcgctgcGGGACGTCAAGTGGGGGGAGCGCGCCCTCGCGGCGGCCCAGGAGGTCCTCGCCGGCCACTTCGGGGATGACGTCGCCATGTTCGCATTCAAGTTGTCGCCCAAGGGATACGTCTACGTGCGCCTCGACAAGCTCACCAACAT ATATGGGTGCCCTGATATTGAGGAAATAGAGAGTTTCAATAGGCTCTACAAGCAGAAATTGGATGAGATAATTGAAAGAGGCGAAATACCCCTGGACCTGGCACTTGAG GTATCGTCACCAGGTGCAGAGAGGCTTCTGAAGGTGCCTGGGGATTTGGATCGCTTCAAGGACATGGCTATGAGGGTGCAATACCTTGCTGAAGGCGACAACGACCTTGTCTCAAAGCAGAACCTTCTGAAGGATGGCATCTTCTTGCTCGAGTTGGTTGACACTCAGGCTGAGCACTGCATCTGGAAGCTGGCAGATGTCAAGGAGAACAGAGCGGAAGCGGGGAAAGGAAGGCCATTGAACAGGAAGCAGAAAGACTGGAGGCTGCAAACTTCGTTCACGTCGGTGAAGAAGGTGACTCTGTACTTGGACTCCAACTAG
- the LOC117843486 gene encoding D-amino-acid oxidase: MPRVQPPCTNQTPAPTPQSTSASGIPTLPMSAAPAAAAAAAPPRRVVICGGGVVGACTAYFLSTHPASPTVPTLIERCAPACAASGKAGGFLALDWCDSTPALSALARASFALHRRLAADLGGADAYGFRPVHTLSVCVPSVPKPTSPPPHPLLPPWVDPSASAAPPRELGTPDTTAQVHPGLFTRAVLAASGAEVVTGEVEHVVVRDGRAAGVVMKGRERDGVVDADAVVLALGPWSGRLEVVSEVFDVSGLKAHSIVLRPPEPEKVTPHCLFLSYQPEPGAKMLDPEVYPRPTGEVYICGMTKDENPPDDPATITGEPDSIAMLHKIAGRVSSQLKKEEGAEVVVEQACYLPCTTDGLPVIGEMPGVKGCYVATGHSCWGILNAPATGAALAELILDGKAKIVDLAPFSPARFLGRRSRRGA; encoded by the exons ATGCCGCGCGTGCAGCCACCGTGCACAAACCAAACACCTGCTCCCACACCACAATCCACTTCCGCATCCGGCATCCCGACGCTGCCCATGTCCgccgcgccagccgccgccgccgccgccgccccgccccgccgcgtggtcatctgcggcggcggcgtggtgggcgcGTGCACGGCCTACTTCCTCTCCACCCACCCCGCGTCCCCGACCGTCCCGACCCTCATCGAGCGGTGCGCCCCGGCGTGCGCCGCCTCGGGGAAAGCCGGCGGCTTCCTCGCCCTCGACTGGTGCGACTCCACCCCGGCGCTCTCCGCGCTCGCGCGGGCCTCCTTcgcgctccaccgccgcctcgccgccgacctcggcggcgccgacgcctaCGGCTTCCGCCCCGTCCACACCCTCAGCGTCTGCGTCCCCTCCGTCCCCAAGcccacctcgccaccgccgcacccgcTGCTCCCGCCCTGGGTGGACCCGtcggcctccgcggcgccgccgcgggagctCGGGACCCCGGACACCACCGCGCAGGTCCACCCGGGCCTCTTCACAAGGGCCGTCCTCGCCGCGTCCGGCGCCGAGGTCGTCACCGGCGAGGTGGAGCACGTCGTGGTACgggacggccgcgccgccggcgtcgtgaTGAAGGGGCGCGAGCGCGACGGCGTGGTGGACGCCGACGCCGTGGTGCTCGCACTCGGCCCCTGGTCCGGGCGGCTCGAGGTGGTCAGCGAGGTGTTCGACGTGTCCGGGCTCAAGGCGCACAGCATCGTGCTGCGGCCGCCCGAGCCGGAGAAGGTCACGCCGCACTGCCTCTTCCTCAGCTACCAGCCGGAGCCCGGCGCCAAGATGCTCGACCCGGAGGTGTACCCGCGGCCCACCG GGGAGGTGTACATATGTGGAATGACCAAGGACGAGAACCCGCCGGATGATCCGGCGACGATCACAGGCGAACCTGACTCAATTGCAATGCTGCACAAGATCGCTGGGAGGGTGTCCAGCCAACTGAAGAAGGAAGAGGgtgcggaggtggtggtggagcaggcTTGCTACCTGCCGTGCACCACCGACGGGCTGCCGGTCATCGGGGAGATGCCGGGGGTGAAGGGGTGCTATGTGGCCACCGGGCACAGCTGCTGGGGCATCCTCAATGCTCCGGCCACTGGAGCGGCCTTAGCGGAGCTCATCCTCGATGGCAAGGCCAAGATCGTGGATCTTGCGCCGTTCAGCCCGGCAAGGTTtctagggaggaggagccggcgtgGAGCCTGA